Genomic DNA from Telopea speciosissima isolate NSW1024214 ecotype Mountain lineage chromosome 2, Tspe_v1, whole genome shotgun sequence:
TCTGCAATGTTATAGGTTCAAACATTTTCTTGTTCTTGAAGATCGTAAAAATAACAGTCTTAGTTGGTTTCAGTTCATGAATGTTGTTTTGAGGCATTTCAGTCTTTGCACTTTGAATGGCAACTGATTCTTTTATTTAGTGATATTCTATCTTGTGTTGTGGTGTGTTTTGCAGCTTTGATACTTTCAAGCCTATGCATGACATGTGGAAAGACTATATAATGCAACTTCTTAAGGATACTGGGTGAGATATTTCTGGTTGACATCAGTGATATTAAAGTCATGCAGATCCTATTCCTTGTTGTTCCTCAAAGTGAAGCTAAGCCTAATTTGCAGATTCTAAGTTAAGGATTCCACTTCCTCTAATTGAAACCTTCCTTGCATTCTATATTGCAGGGAAAAGCAGTTAGCTCAATGTCTTCTCACTGCCGACTTACATGGTGCCATTCTTCTAGGTCATATGATCAACTATTGCTTTTGTACAGTAATTTTGTGCATTTAGTTTTCTTACACACCGTACGAAAAAAAGTTTTCTTACACTAGCAAATCCATTCACATTCAGAAATTATTTTCCCTTCATTAAATGTGAACCATTCAATTGGTCAGATATATCTTATGTAGCCAGGCCCAGTAGTCCAAAAGTAATGAAAATGGACTAATGTTTCATTAACATTCAGTCTAGGTGATGTCCATCCTGGGTTTCGGAAACCCTATTCAAAATCACTATGGGCGCACAATAGCAAGAGAACACTCAAAACAAAGCTGTTatgtggcaaaacagtaaatagcTTGAAGTTTATAAGaataatggcagaattgtaaataaacTGAAATCTATTATAGGATGGTAAGGCTGTAACTAATCAAATAGGAGAGGGTCACTTGATAGAACAAAGTCTAGAGGACACATGGGGTTCATAATTGTTAACTAGGGGCAAACTTGgaacaaatttaaaataaacGATAAacaagaataagaagagaagggaggggCAGTATGGGACcttaagttttaaaggatttaatcgaagaaggagggggggggggggatcatcTCCTACCTTACAATACCGCAAACCAGCGAAAAGATGTAACTAACCCTTCTTTGGCTGTTCGACCTGAGATTTCAAGTGCTGATCCGTAACACATAGGGCTCTTAAAAGCACTAAACAACAGATCTGACAGTCGTGTGTTGTGCCGATAATCAACAACTGAAACAGGTCTGGTTGGTGGTTTAGAAGCCAGACCTGAATCTGGCTATGAAACTCACAGCAGGGGGCTTATATGGATTGGAAGATGATGTTGTTTAAATTGCCTCTGGTAGGGGTCCTCACACCTACGAtatccaaaagaaagaagaggaggtgGGGGAGATTGATGAAATCCCTCTCAAACCTGTAGGTCCAGCAACAACAAAGGAGAAGGGGGAAGGTACGGGAGAATAACCAAgggagggaaaagaagaagaaaggaagggaagaaaggtGAATGATACCTGAAACAAGATCATGGTTCAAGAAGTCGGTTGCGGTACTGGTTTCGCCCAGCTAAAAACatgagttgggccgagatctcggcgagttggtgcattttcttttttgaactcaaaggctggtttcggtgggttttagacctagttgggcttgaaacttggtactcagcctattttagaccatttaaacacaatggcactatcagattttgcaaaaacaaagtccaaataggagtttcacttcggaccttAGGTTGGTAGGTGACAAGTGGAcaacgtactaaaataccctactcgacccataatttagtaatagaaagtaatcaaagcattcaattaatgtatAACAACTTAAATACGCATTAGAAATGTAAAGTAGGGTATTTTACATCAATCTTAATATATATGATATACCTTTATCCTTCCAGGCCATGTTTCCGAAGCCAGTAATGCTTAGACTGTGCCAAACTAGtttacatcaatcttaacagaAAAAATGGTTTACCTTCAAAATTTCTTCATATTTGAGATGATTTGTAACAAATCTTGCAAGTTTGATGCAAGTAGGGTGCTAATTGACATCTCCAGCAAGTTTTCTGTCGAAACAAGGTggcaaaagctcaaaaatcagCTCACCACTGGTTTCCCTATCGAGTTCACCGAGACAGTCTAGTTTCTGTCAAGATCTCGACTATCTCGGTTGAGATCTTTCCCCTTTTAAACATGGGTTTGCTCCACATCTCTGttgaaccgagatctcgaccgagtcCGTGTAACTTTGTATTTCGCCTTCCATCTCGACTCACTAattgccgagatctcgccgagttgttgAACCATGAACAAGATGATCAAAGAAGAGGAATAGCAGTCGACCAACTTGGCACGGACGTTCCCATTGTTTGCAACCAACTCAAAATTTCATTCCATATTTTCAACTTGTCTTTTCAATCACGGTGTACAATCATATATAGAAAAGAAAGCAACACTTCTACTGAAACTCTAAAACTATGGTAGAGTCTAAAGCAAACTCCATTCTCTACCTTTTATTCCTACCTAATCTACTCAACATTGATaacataaagaaataaaagactaaatCACTACCAACCTTTATTAAACCAAAAACTCGGGTTAGGCAGTTTCCGTCTGGCTTGGGTTTCCCACTGCATCACTAGGTTTATTCTCTTTGACTGGGATTAAACTGAAACTCTCACCAATGGGCAATATTAAGATTTACTGCCATTCTATATAGGCTGAAAATTTTTATCTTCCTCCTTTCTGCCCCAGTACTCATTATTTAACGTTTGATTAGTCAAAAAGTTTAGGATTGAAAGAATGAAAAGACCCCTGAGAGTTGTACAAGTCCTGTGCGGGATTGAACAAATTTAGACAGAAAGGTCTGTACTGCCTTCAAAAATAACAGGGACACCCTAATTTCTAGGTTACTTTGCAAGTTGTTGCCCACCAAGACAGACCTGTCCATTAACTCCGTAGGTAGGTTCAAAGAAACCTTCAAGTGTGCTactgtttctctctttccaaaTACTCAACATAGCAGCAGGGATCATAGACCAGTTTTTTTCCCTCAATTCTGAGTGGATTGTCATTCCAGCACCTCAAAAAAACTTGAtgttaaaattttcaaaccattCTTCAACTTGCCCCAATCGTATTGAAAATATGAGGACAACGCAATAACATGCGAGGATAGTTTCCTTTGgtaatcacccaaaaaaaaaaagaaaaaaaattaaggacaGGTTCAGCAGTCCCAAGCATAAAATGTGTATGTTTGGTAAACCATTCCACCTTATGATTAGATTGTCAACTGTGAGAATCCCCAACAAAACAGTAATTCAGTACAGCAAATGGATGCATAGGCAAGTTTAGGGGCTATGTGGGAGTGGGCCTGGAACTCAATTTATTCTGTCCCAGCCATGCACTGAATGTGATCCTTTTCTTAAGATAACTAGATATGTCCAGGGCACTGTTCCAGGTGTAAACATGTGGTAATCTGCCTGATCCATGTAATAATTAATTCTTTGGAATTGTGCCTCCTAAACAAGttcattccctttttttttttttggaccggggggggggtgtggaggagagagaatctATAAAAATTAAGTGTCAAGGAGCAAGTATGCTTTCCCTTGCTGACACAATTGTATGTAGGATTGTACTTCTTCTAATGTTTATTTACTAATTAATGGATTTCATCTGTCTTCATTTCAGTTGCTGACTGTAAGATAATTGCCTTCAATGGAGTGAGTGGAATCATGATTCGAGAAACTGCAGAAACATTTGGGATAATCACACAAGATAACAAATTCCGAGGTACTTCAGCCACTAGTCTAAAAATCAACCAAATTGTAGTAATTATTGTGTTACATTTATTTTCTGTTTGTAACAATTTTGCCATTTCTCACGCTTTCAAATACCTCTTTATATATGCTGTGGTTTTATCTCATACATTATAGCCAATCAAGTGTTGAACTTTTAGCTTTGCAAATTTATTGAGAAGCTCTTGGACTTCATTTAGTCATCTTTTACCAAGGTCTTTTGCACCATTGATCTTGCTTATTTCATTCTAGAAGTCGCCACTTGGAAGGTGGCCTTCAAATTTAACTGGCCCCACTTATGTGTAAGTGGATTCATTTATATCCATGTTAATGGATATATTTTGTGTCCATCAAGATTGTCTAGCAATATTGATAGATATTACCTCCGCCCACTGCCCCTGGCCCAGCAGATTGACAATGTTACCAATTCTGGTAACAGGTTTCATGGGTGGCTCACACACCATGAAATCTATGAATGGGTGCACCTAGTTATGCCACATGGAAGAGTGATGTGACGATTTTGAATGTTGAATATTCAAGGAATGATATGAACTGGCCCCACTAATATGTAGAGTGTCAAATTTTGGACTCAAATGTTGTCATACACCCTCCCATGTATTGTTATGCACCCTCTTGGGTAgcctttgatttttcaatgctCTGTTTTGCTGTTTgggctaaaacttgacatgtgagccaGCAGACCCTGGGGTCTACCTTCCCATCTGACTTGCGATGTGGCGGAAATTGGCACCCATTTATTGATTCCATAATGGGTGAGCCACCCAGGAACCCTGTACTCAATTTTCTTTTACCAGTTAAATGCAATGTTGCCGTTCAACTTTTACATATAACCATATTCATCCTGACTTTGGATATATAAACATATTAATTGCTGTGTTGTATTACTGTAGCATGTTGGTCACTCATATTCTCATTGCAAGAGCTAAACAACGGCTATAacatagttaaaaaaataactAGAAATGGCTGATGTTGCTGAGactcttttatcttttgcagTGGTGCCCAAGAGGGCCTCTGTTTTCATATTTCAAGCTGATTGCTGGAGGGTTACATTACAAGGAGATAAATTTgcttctcgagatctcggcttGTGACTCTACTTTTGACCAGTGCATCTACATCACGTGTTCATTCAGAAATTTATTCTGATAAATGCCCAATGCAACTcaaaattcttttttcctttggtgGGTAGAAATCCTCTCTATTTTCTTGTTCCCATAGTAGGTTACCTGCTTTGGCTCATTTCGTAGTTGACTATTTAGCGGTTTTCGccttatttattaattaaattatttatgagTGAACTCCATTATTTTCTTGCTAAAAGGTAGCAGTGTAGCTGAAGAAGGTTTAAGTGATTAAATAGAAACATTGAACGTATTGCTCCAATGAAACTGGATGTAGTTAGCACAAGGCATCCATTAATGTTACTATTGATAAGAGACCACCTCATGTGCTTACAATATTTGAATCCCATTACCCAGAAAGTGATGATTGAACATAGTGTCCTAATCTTACCAAGGGCGTGTAATCTCCTTCCCCTTTGGTTtctagaggaaagggagaaaagtAAAATAGAGCAAAGttgtgaaatatatatatatataaaaggggaaaactaaattatttttaatgggTAGTTAGGTTGTGGGTGTGGATTCTCtatccacatggggacgggtggggacagatctctcacctccatggggtgtgggttcCATGTTACCCTTGAGAATCTGGATACTTAGCTTGTccactagaaaaaaaataagaaagtgaAGCAAACTTATGGCTCTTAAAGTTTAAAATGTTAGATTGATTTTGTGTTTCATATTGCATGGAAAGTTTGATGACAAATAAATGATAAAAAGTGTTGGTCCCAAAGCCTCACttagagaggggggggggtttgaatGAGTGACCTTAAAAAATTTAACTTTAATTTGCTCAATTTCAGTATTAGATAAGTGTATTCATTTCGTGAATAATCATCGATAAACATGACTAGGTATTGAAATCCGTGCCTAGCAAGGAAAATCAAGGGTCCACATACATCTGAATGGATGAGATCTAATATACCCCTAGCTCTACCTCCCTTCTTAGGGAAGGGCTTCTTAGCCATCTTACCTTGTAGGCAGGATTCATAGGTTAGATAAGGTTGAACCTCAAGACTGTCAACAGGACCATCATTTACTAATTTGTAAATCCTATATACCCCAATGTGGCCCAGCTTAAGATGCTAGAGATAAATTTAGTTATCAGGAGATCACTTTTGTTTCGTAAAACTAATAGTTATATTGGAATTACTGGATACATTTAAGATTGATTTGAGGAAATACAAACCATTCATTCTATAACCAGAAGCAACAAATTTGCCACCATAACTAATGATCAAATCATTATTAATGAAATACTATAACCATCATCAATAAGTCttgaaatataaatcaaattcttACAGAATCTAGATACATAATAATAACTATTTACTCTTAAAGTTCCAATATCACTAAAATGGATAATAAAGGTGCCAACTGCAACTACGTCGACCTCATATCCAGTTCATACTTGGGGGTGATCtcactctttttttctttctgctccCCTGAAACCTATGCAACATGTTGCAAACATGTGCGGTGGATCCAGAGTTCACACACCACAAGTCAGTTGGTTCTACCAGCAAATGAGATTCAGTCAAAacataaaattcaaaaatagTTGTCTCTGCCTTGTCCTTCAATGTAGTAAAGGTACTCAAGATGGTTCCTCTTCCGGTGCCCAGGCTTGCTGTTGTAGAAACAGTTTCCTTTTACAActttagtcttcttcttctgtacCCTCCCTCTATCACTGTTGGTACCTTGCTCTTAGACTTTCCTTTCTTAGCCGCCGCCTTCTTCCTACTCTTAAAAGACTGAGAACTCTTCTCAGTGACAAGAGCAACTACCTTGATCTTCTTAAGTGTCCTTTCTACTTCTGTAAGCATATTTGTCAACTCAGAGACATTGTTCAACTCCACCTTATTCATTTGGGAGTTCATGATGAATGAACTGTAAGCGTTAGGTAGTGAAGTGAAGATTTCAGTTTTGGTTCTTCAGTtttgaaccaaaaatcaaagattgtCCCAAAGGATTCAAGTTTTTGGAAATATTTACTCAGCTTCATCATGATTCAGGATTGAGTAGGTCCCTTTAGACATTTTGGTAGAAAACAACGTCGAAGAGATTTTCTGATGTGCAAGACGATATTGTTTGCGGAAAGTCTCTTCGAGGTGTGTCCTCACATTCTTCGTAGTCTTAAAGTAATCACATGCACATTGTAAGCTTTTGTCAATCGAGCTAAGAATGTAACAGGTCGCTAAAGCGTCCTTTTCATTGAAAGTTTCCCATGCCTTGTAATCCTCACTATTAGTGGTGTGAGGCAAAGGGAGTAAAGGTAAAGTGAGCACATAGTGAATTTTATCCGCTTTCAAGACAAACAGAAGCTTTTGCTTCCATTCAAGGTAATTGATTCGGGTCAGTTTATTGCCATTTAGTAGGGAGATCAAAACAGTATTATTTGTCATATTGAAGGAAGTAGGCCAATTTGTAAGCAATGCACAAGTAATTAAAAACAATATCAACCATTGAATATCAACGTAAGGCAGTCAGAAAAGTGTATTGAATTGAAGTCTACTAAGCACTTGTCTTGTACAACTTAGCTTATTGGAGTTCACTGTTCACAAGCTTTGCTATAAAATCCCTTGTGAGGAAATGATCTCCGATATACTTCGGTGTAATGTAGTGTATGGTACTCTCGCAAGTAGATTCCAATTCTTTAGCCGAGAGGTGTTGGTTTTCCCACTGCCTTAACTTGGCCATTTTAGCTCCAAATTGAGTGGTTCAAGTTGTTGTGGGCTCACAAAATGAGAGGAACATTGCTATGGAGCTTGTGTGACCTGAAGACAACCCAGAATTCCATaaattgatgaagaagatggataCAGACATTGGGAATGCTTCAAGGTGATTGGGGAATAGAGCCATAGAGGTAGTGAAGGTGTTTGTGTAGTTGGTTTGGTGGAATTTTCTAAGTGATTGATTCACTCTggtaaaccctaatcccccttaTTGTATCTAACTAGGTATAGTTGAATTGAGTTATAATACCTAGCTATGGATTGTATTTGATTGGGGGTTTACATTTTATAACATTCTATCATTGTAAGGGACCTTGGAGTGAGTGCTCACAAGGTGTTTGATAATTTGTTTATTAGAGAGCTAGACATACAGTTGTGGCTGTGAGTATTGGGACTTGCAGCTCCTTGTCTTTGTATGATCAAGGACAGAAGTGGGAGGAGTCCTTGATGTGGTGgcagttgaaacttgaaactgaGTGTTTGGTCGAAACCTTCTCTCTGCCTGTTCATGCCATAAAATATGATCAGACCTTGGCAACTTGATCAAGGGCCTCCTGCTCGCTCAAGGTAGAGTTCTAAATTCTGCAGATGTTCTTCCCTCGTTGAACTTTAAAATGATCCTTTTTAAGTTCTAAAAGTTCTAGCTGAATcaaagggaagaagggaagcAAACATGAGTGCGTCAATAGAGAAGGCCCAACTTTACTTGTGGCTGGCCAGCCATATGTCACACATTTTCAATAGTTTTGCTAATGTTTAAAAGCTCTCAAGGATTTGTTTATTTAATGTTGTGTCGAGgaaaaaaattttagatttgtTCATTTAATTTGTGGTAGGTCTTTGTAGTAGGTTTAGAGAGGTATCTCCAGATAGCACTTTTGATCTCCCATGTGTAATGATTTGGccaatctgaccattggatggATGAAGCATCTTTGTAAATTTCAAGCCTATGGTCCACTTTTCAgcttatttttcttcccttttatttACCACCATCAAAGCAGAGGAGAGATGTTCTGGAACTTACTTCAAATCATTAGATGGAGAATGTTTTTTGATGGAATTAGACAGAGATTGTTACTTTTATCAGCATTTTGTCAAAATTCAATTCTAAACTCAAGTCATATGGGTACCATATATTCATCTCTTTCTAAAAGAACCTTATCAGAAAGAAAAATCTGGGAAAGAAAAAGACCAATCCATTCAGTAGAGAATTAATGTGAATGTGTTGATTCATTCCTTGTATAATTGCAAGACCAATATATACAAAATAGTCATCAAGGAGCAAAGTAGTCTCCACCTTTGTTTGTATAAATATTATAGTAAACTggtatttttatcttttggacCTTGTATAAACCTACCAAACAAGCGAAATGGATCAAACATAAGTATTAGTTGTACAGCTTTTATAAGTAAAATGCAGTATGCATAGAAGGGAATATGCTTATAATATTATGTCTTAAgaaaatacattaaaaaaataaataaataactttcGTTGTATAAGAAAATTAACTCAACAATTATCTCTAGCCAAGCACAAGAAACTGATGCAAATAAGTCCCATTTAGGGTCATTTAATTGAGCATCCCAAAAGTAAAGATGGCTAGTAGTCTGTTTCCTAGTGAGTCAGAAGAACAAAGTGTAGAAAATTTGtttcagaaaaaggaaaaaaaaaacaaagaaagacagAAATGGTCTAAAACTTAGACTCAGCAGCTCTCTGTGAACTGTATAGTTTCAAGTACCAAACAAGAAATATAATTAGGTAGCAATTACACTTTCTTTATTGTCTCTTTGAGAAATAAAAGTGTATTGCCTCATGGCATGGATTGAAGATCAAATTAAAGTGATGCCAAGCTTATGAGTAGTAATTCTCTAACAGACTAGCATTGCAATGAAGCAAGACACATAAACAATGGAAAATCAGTACAGCTTAAGCAgcctaatttgtgatttttagaGTAGGGTAACTAATCAATGGGAAAGACAAAACTCAATGTACGGTGGAGATCGAAATCACAAGATTTGTTATAAGATTGCACCCAAGGAACCGTTGCCATGAAATGCCACCATGCCCTGTGGATATGTACCTAAGTTTTGGGCTATATTATAAAATTGAATATATTGTGGTAATAACTTAAATATTTTCATTAGTCTAATTAGATTAATTTAGGTAGAGAACTAGATTAATAAGGGGAGTTTAGCCGTTATTGTTCACTGGATGGAATGAATGCATGTACATATATGTGTATATTGCTAACCAATTAAAAGGGATATATTTAAGGCAAAATCATTATTAGAAGGTAGTTAAAGTGAAAGCTTACACGCCTTAATCTTGAAGTTAACGCGGGAACGACATTCTTGCGCTGTGGCTTTATTATTCCAAGAATTGAACCtgttggatggatggatggctttaaaattaaacaaataatggAGACTTCTGTTTGTTTTGCCACATACTGAGAGTGAGAAtatttatttccattcaaaaaaaatattgtgttttatggagagagagagagagagaatcttgtCGAGTAGAATCGGATTGAAGCATGTTGTAGctactaattaattaaattaagggaagtagttttccgtacgggagtgtggcctagatctctctcctccttaaaacaagggggtaggagtgtcttttcacatggggaggagagagatagactcatgggagtgctggcatagaccacactcccggacagagatctttttctcttaatggaaagtagttttttgtacgggagtgtggcctacgccagcactcccatgtgtttatctctctcctccttaaaacaaggggagcatgagtgtcttttcacatggggaggagagagatagattcatgggagtgatagcgtaggccacactcctggacagagatctttttcaaTTAATAGTGAACTACGTACGTACGATGGAATGGAATATATATTAACAAATTAAATACCTGAACTCGCCGTTGAAGGTGCAGTTTGTCACTTGGTTCACCCCACTCCAACTGATGATTGAACCATGTTTCTTCTACGTAGATCCTCCTTAGTCTTGGTGTACTCTCCGGACTTGGACTTATAGGGATCCTTCTCAAATTGGGGCAATTGTAAATGTACAAGCTTTCTAAGACAGGGATTTTTATTGAATCATCATCATGGAGTGATATTACCCCTCGGCGGGGGCGGTGGTGGGGGCATACTGTTGAGAAGTTTGGCAATGAACACAATTCAAGCATCCTTAATCGTGgaagcaccaccaccaccaccaccaccaccccttcCTCCTCGTCTTCTCCCTcattcttcataaatatatccTCTAAATCATTGCAATCACCAATTGTAATATCTTCTAATTTTGGAAGACCCTGAGCCATACTCATCTGAAAGATGTGCTTTAAATTGTGACATTTGTAAATCTCTAGGATCGTTAGGTTCTCCAGGGTCCCCTTTAGAAAAGGTCCATGACAGACTTCCTTCAAGTCCCTTAAGTAATGTAACTTTAATTCTTCCAACCTGTTGAATGCGAGTAGAGGGGCCGAGATCCCTTCTTCtacatgatgatgatgatcagcAATCAAAATATGTTCCAGATCCTCGCAATTTTCAATTTGGAGATATCCTAAGTTGTTTAGACCACTTCCCTCTCCACCAAGTTGTGGATAAATGGTCTTTGGACCATGGCACTCATCGAGAATTAGACGCTCTGTTCGTCCCAACAACACCTTAGCCCAATTGGAAAGTTCATTAGGGATTTTTATTTCCCAAAATAACATTGTAGCTTCATAATTACCTACGGTGGGGATGTCATATCCCCTCCCTAATTTCTTCCGCGTTGGATTGAATGGGCATCCAATATAAAAACGGGTCAAGTTTTGTGCACACAATGAGATGGTGTTGTTGGAACTGAGGCATTCTATGTTTGATACAATTAATTCAAGCCTTGTCAAACGAGCCAAGGATGCCACCTTAGACAAACAAGCCTTACTACTccaactactactactactactaccatcTGTTTTTGATCCTTCATAAGCCTCCCAATCATCAAAGCTTTCCAATACGTAGAGTTCTTCTAAGCGAGATAATCTCGACAGAACCTTTGGGGGAATAATCAACCTAGAGTTTCTTGACAAATCCAAGGACTTTAGATTTGTCAATCCCCCTATTTCTTGTGGCAAAATCCTTAATTCGTGGGAGCCACTTAGGTTGAGAATTTCAAGTTTCTTCATGTTCCCAAGCACTGACAAATCTAAAGAAGACTCAACTATATTTAGATGTAACACTCGAAGCTGCTCCGTTAACCATGAGAATGACGATGGTATTGAAACAATATTTGTGTTTCGGAGATCTAGAACTTTGAGTGATATCATACCCTCAAAACATCCATCAGGGATTTCCCTCAGAGATTGATTATCTCGTAATAATAAGGTTAGAAGTTGGGAGCAATAACCCATCTTTTCGGGGAACTTACTGATTTCATTTTGCATTAGCGAGAGTCGCTTGCAATTTCTCAGGTAGTTCTCCATATTTGGCCACTCCTCAAGTCCACTTCCAGCTTTTACAACAAAGCCATGATGGCTTTGCTGTGATGCAATCCAAATTGCCACATCTCGTATTATGTCATGCATCCTAACAcatccatttcttccatcaatAGTTAACAACAAACTTGACCGCTTAAGTGTGTCCAGCACCGCATGCAACCTATTTCTGGCTTCGTTCATGTTTTCAATTGCTTCAAATATATCCTCAGCCCACACACAAGGAAGCAAATCATCCTCAGAAATAATGAAGTCTTCAGGAAataaacaacaaaacaaaaagcaacGTCGTGTTTCCTCGCTTTCAAGATAATCAAAACTCAATTTTATGGAGGAAAATACTCTTTGTTCCATACCTTGAATTCTCGATGGCATTGATTTCTTTAGTTGGGTGACTGCATCAACCCATACGATCCGGTCCCTATTTCTTAGTGCTTTTCCAACTGTAACAAGTGCCACTGGCAAACCCCCACATGCTTTAACAACTTCCCTGGCTACCTCATACAGCTCTGAGGAGTCTACACGATCACCCCCTGCGCTCATTCTAAATAGCTCCCATGCATCTGCTTCGGGTAACTCCTTCAGTTCAACATTGTATTGGGTATTCATTCCATCACACACTTGTAAGAATCTCGTTGTGATAATGACGCTGCAATTGTATCCTCCTCTTCCATCGTTGCGAATTATGTCGCCGCCTCTGTCTCCATACAGAATTCCAATATCTGTTAATGTCAGTGGTTCCCATACATCATCCAAGATTATGAGGATTCGTTTCTCTTGCTGTATTCTCGTCCATAAACGTCTTGCTCTTACTGATTCATCTGCTTCCTCGAATTTGAACCCCAAGTTAtctgcaatatcttcttgaaaATAATGTTTTGACTCACGGTTATCATCACAATCCGATCAAAG
This window encodes:
- the LOC122649533 gene encoding putative disease resistance protein At4g10780; amino-acid sequence: MPVLAAALSAVGGLISVVTPPFLRHLGFLVHYKTKINELRNQMERLEKLRIDVGQCVDVARSRGQVIKQVVSSWLDTIDATQREVIVLYAAVEENKGCCLQYDCGRARYRVGKEAKRKTDVVINLQREGSQFDSSVSIPPPPPPGIESMPMLNFQAFEPTKLAKEQIMEALGDKKLNFIGVYGMGGVGKTTLMNELATKLKNKRFFDRIVMITVSQNIIFKKILQITWGSNSRKQMNQGGDIIRNDGRGGYNCSVIITTRFLQVCDGMNTQYNVELKELPEADAWELFRMSAGGDRVDSSELYEVAREVVKACGGLPVALVTVGKALRNRDRIVWVDAVTQLKKSMPSRIQGMEQRVFSSIKLSFDYLESEETRRCFLFCCLFPEDFIISEDDLLPCVWAEDIFEAIENMNEARNRLHAVLDTLKRSSLLLTIDGRNGCVRMHDIIRDVAIWIASQQSHHGFVVKAGSGLEEWPNMENYLRNCKRLSLMQNEISKFPEKMGYCSQLLTLLLRDNQSLREIPDGCFEGMISLKVLDLRNTNIVSIPSSFSWLTEQLRVLHLNIVESSLDLSVLGNMKKLEILNLSGSHELRILPQEIGGLTNLKSLDLSRNSRLIIPPKVLSRLSRLEELYVLESFDDWEAYEGSKTDGSSSSSSWSSKACLSKVASLARLTRLELIVSNIECLSSNNTISLCAQNLTRFYIGCPFNPTRKKLGRGYDIPTVGNYEATMLFWEIKIPNELSNWAKVLLGRTERLILDECHGPKTIYPQLGGEGSGLNNLGYLQIENCEDLEHILIADHHHHVEEGISAPLLAFNRLEELKLHYLRDLKEVCHGPFLKGTLENLTILEIYKCHNLKHIFQMSMAQGLPKLEDITIGDCNDLEDIFMKNEGEDEEEGVVVVVVVVLPRLRMLELCSLPNFSTVCPHHRPRRGVISLHDDDSIKIPVLESLYIYNCPNLRRIPISPSPESTPRLRRIYVEETWFNHQLEWGEPSDKLHLQRRVQVELNNVSELTNMLTEVERTLKKIKVVALVTEKSSQSFKSRKKAAAKKGKSKSKYFINNDLIISYGGKFVASGYRMNGLYFLKSILNVSSNSNITISFTKQK